GGTTTATGCGCCCCTTTGCGTCCATAGCGCACATAATAGAAGGTATAGAACAGCACCAACGCACCAATTCCGTAGAAGAGTCCAATTCGCTGTGTCGGGTCAAACGCCGGGAAGATAAGAATGAATGTACAAAGAGCCAGACACAGGAGCGGCATCACCGGGTAAAACGGTGCTACGAACTGCAAATCTTCTATTTTTCCACCCTCACGCAAGTATTGACGGCGGAAATTAAATTGAGAGAGAGCAATCCCCATCCACGTGAAAGTGACCGCAATACCAGATACAGACATGAGCAGCACGTATACCGTATCCGCTGCAGCCACGCTGGTTAACAGGGACAGAAGTGAAAACGCCAGCGTCGCCAAGAGTGCGTTCAAAGGCACTTTACGCTTGGTCAGCTTTCCAAAAACAGGATGGGCCATGTTGCTATGGGAAAGGGACCACAACAAACGCGTGGCTGCGTACAAGCATGAGTTGCCGACAGACAACAGAGCCGTCAAGATGACGAAGTTCATGATATCCGCTGCAAAAGGAATCCCCACTGCATCAAATACCGTCACAAACGGACTTTCCAAGAGCCCCAGCTCGCTTGAGGGAAAGAGGGCGGACAAGATCGTGACCGACGCCACATAGAACACGAGAATGCGAAACACAATGTTGCGGATCGCCCGCGGAATGGTCTTTTGCGGGTCTTCTGCTTCCCCGGCTGCAATTCCGATCAATTCAGAGCCTTGATAAGAGAATACGACGTTCATCATCGTCACAAAGACGATCGCGATGCCAAACGGGAATAGTCCCCCATCTGCCGAGAAGTTGGAGAGAAACGGAGCGGGTCTTCCTTCCATACTGACAATACCGAATATGGCACCTAGTCCGACAATAATAAACATAAGTACAGCCAATACTTTAATTCCGGCAAACCAGTACTCCGTTTCCGCAAACCCCTTTGTCGTCAGCGCATTGAAGGCAAAGAGCAGAACGATAAAGAGCGCGCACCAAATCCAGATCGGTGTATCCGGGAACCACCGTTGCATGACCATGCCCGCGGCAGTGAACTCTACCCCTGCCGTTGTAGCTGACCCTAGCCAATACATCCATCCCAGTGTAAATCCGCTCGCCGGACCAATATACTTGCTGGCGTAGGCTTGGAAAGAGCCTGTTACTGGCATTTTTACAGAAAGCTCACCCAGGCACGTCATGACCAGATACAGCAAAATCCCGCCGACGATATAGGCAACGAGCGCTCCGCCAGGTCCAGCCTGATTAATCGTGAAGCCAGCGTTGAGGAAGAGGCCTGTCCCGATGACACCACCTAACGACAGCATAAACAAGTGGCGACTTTTCATGGAACGTTGTAGCTGTGTGTCTCTTTCATTCCCAGTGTTCATATGATTCCTCTCTTTCACCTGCTTTTTAAGAGGTCTATCAGGAGTCTATAAACGAAGAGAGAACTGCCTGCGCTAGAAACGCAGGGACAGGCAGCTCAATCCTCCGTCTTGTTTCTGGAATTCAGACATATCCAGCTCAATCACATGGTAGCCAGCGTCAGTGATTTGCTTTTTCGTGCTCTCAAAGCCTTTTGGAATAATGACATAGTCGTTGATATGGATGCAGTTCGCAGAGTACTCGACTTCTTTTTCCACGACCAGATGCTTGTACTTGCTAAATACTTCAGAATCAATGAACTCCCCAGCCAGAACCAGCAAGTCATTGCCAAGGTAAGCGATTCCGGTTTTCAGGTGGAAAAACTCTTTCAATGGTACAATGGTGACCTCATATCCGTATTTGGAGAGAATCTCGCGGAACTGGATGGCTCCTTCTTCATTGGTGCGTGTAGACAGACCCACATAGAAATGGTTGTCTACCTGCATGACGTCTCCACCATCGAGGAAGCCTGGGGCTTGAATATACTCAATCGTGTCATAAAAACGAGGAAGCACCAATTTCATATCCTCAATTTCACCATTGCGGCTTTCTGCACCAGGATTGGTGATGACGGCGCACTTTTCCGTGAGAACAGCTGTATCTTCCACAAACGTAGAATCTGGGAAACGCTCGTCCGCTTCCAGAACGGTTACATCCAGACCTGCCTGTTTCAGCGCTTCTACATAAGCGGCATGCTGTTTAAGAGCAAGTTCAAAATCAGGTGTACCCAAATCAGAAGTCGTCAAACCATTTACATAACTCTTTCCCGGTTTTCTTACAATCGCACGTGAAAATTTCATGATGATAGATCTCCCTTCTGTTTTTGAATCTTGCTTTTGTCTAACAGTATTCATTCTCCTCTGAGCAATCACCCAGAAATATTCCGCATTGTGGAATCACTTCTGCAATACAAAATTACACTCTTAATGTAAAATAGTTTCAAATTTTTTGTCAACGGATTTTTATCTAGTTTAAATGATATTGATTCGGTTGAAAAATTCTGATAGATTGAGGTCATATTAAGCTGGCGTGACTTTCAACGAACGGTCACTATGCAACAAAGCCAGGAGGTAACCCACGTTGGTACAATCGATAGACCGGGCGATGAGCATCATCTCCGTCCTGGTATCAGATCCAAACAAGCAGCATTGGTCCATCTCGGAAATTGCTGAACAAACGGACCTGCCGCTGAGTACGGTACACCGTTTAATTAGTAGCCTCATCAAGCATGGCCTCATCCTCCAGCTTCCCGAGAGTAAGCAGTACAAGGTCGGCTATACGTGGATGGAAATCGGGCTGCGCATTCTCGACAAAATGGATATGCGCGCTGTCGCACGAACTGTCATGGAGCGATTGGCAGCAGATGTACGGGAAACAGTCTATCTGAACATTCCACAGGGCTCTCATGCCATCGTACTCGAACGAGTGGAAGGTCCTATGTCTGTCAGAAGCATGGATAATCTGGGCGAGCGTATTCCGCTTCATATCGGTGCGGCAAACAAAACGATTCTCGCCAGCATGAATCCGAACGAAGCAGAGCAAATCGTGACCGGTTTAATCCCGGATGCAGAAAAACGTCGCGAGCTGTTAGAACGACTGCCAGAAATCAGACATAATGGCTATGCAGTCAGCTACGGTGAGAAAACCGAAGGCACCGCATCCATTGCTGCTCCTATCTTCGGTGTCAACCAAAAGGTCGTAGGCGCTTTGAGTATTGGCGTGCCGAGCTACCGGATCAACGAGCAGCTCTTGTCCTCACTCATTGAACAAGCCCAACAAAGCGCCAAAGAAATTTCCCACAAAATCGGTGCCTTACCTTAATTTTTTTGCCCACTAACCGGAAACAGTTTTCACTATACGGAAAACGGAGGCGTTTTTTATGCAAAAATGGCAAACAAAAGAGCAGCTCGTTGATCTCTTGTGCAATTTGGTAAGCATCCCAAGCATTACAGGATCATCTGCCGAGAAGGACTTGCCTGGCTACGTCGTCGATCAGCTGCGTACCCTGCCTTATTATCAAGCCAATCCCGATCATGTACGTGCGAATCCGACTGAAGACGGGCGCCATTTTGTCACTGCTTTGGTCAAAAAAGAAGGCGTACGGGACACCGTCATTCTCGTCAGCCATTTTGATGTCGTCGACGTCGAGGATTACGGTGCCTGGATGAAGCATGCTTTTGATCCGAAGACCCTCACTCCTCTGTTCCAGCAAAACCAAGCGGATATGCCAGCAGACGTTCAACAGGATATTCGCACCGGCAACTGGCTGTTTGGCCGTGGCACCATGGATATGAAGTGCGGACTGACACTGCACATGTCGATGATTGAGCAAGCGATTGCTGGGGAGTTCGACGGCAACATTTTGCTTCTGACAGTCCCTGACGAAGAGGTGAATTCTGTCGGGATGCGGGCAGCAGTCCCCGCGCTGTTGAAAATCGCCGAGGAGTTCCACCTGAGCTACACCACCGTGCTCAACTCCGAGCCGATGTTTACCCGCTATCCAGGGGATACGAATACGTACTTGTACACAGGCTCCATCGGAAAAGTGCTGCCAGGCTTCCTCTGCTACGGCAAAGAAACACATGTCGGCGAGCCTTTTGCTGGGTTAAACGGCAATTACATGGCCTCTCAACTGACATGTGAGCTCGAGCTGAACACATCCTTTTGCGAGGTCGTTGAGGGGGAAGCATCTCCTCCGCCGACGAACCTGATTCAAAAGGATCTGAAAAAAGAGTACTCCGTGCAAATTCCGCACCGTGCCGTGACGCTATTCAACCTGTTCCTGCTGGAAAAGCAGATGGAGGATGTCGTAGAGCCGCTGCTGGAATCGGCAAGAAATGTTGCAGAGCGCATGAAGGAAAACTACCTCAAGCACGCGAGCCAGTTTGCCAACTTTGCGCCGTTTAGCCCGCGTGATCTGTCCATTTCCGTCATGACTTACGAAGAACTGTATGCCTATGCGAAGAAAACGTACGGGGAAGAAAAGCTACGCCAGCTGGAAGCAGATGTGATCGCCAACCGCGGCGACAAGGACGACCGCGACACCACGATTGAGCTGGTGGATCAATTAGCGATTCTGTGCAAAGAACTGTCGCCGATGATGATTTTGTTCTTCGCTCCACCGTTTTACCCGGCAGTCAGCTCGCGCAATCACCCTTTGATCCAACAAACGATGGAAGAGATGAAAACATACGCGAGAGATCAGCACCAGGTCAATTTGGTCAAACAAAACTACTTTGGCGGTATCTCTGACTTAAGCTACGTCGGACTCCAATATCCGGCAGCATCCATGAAGCCATTGGTAGCGAACATGCCTTTGTGGGACAACGGCTACTCCATTCCGCTTCAGGAGCTCGAAGCTTTTGATGTACCTGTCATGAACCTCGGTCCAGTCGGACGTGACGCCCATCAATGGACTGAGCGTCTGGACATCGACTATGCATTCGATACGTTAAAAGACATGCTCCCTCGTTGCATCCAGTCTCTCTTGCAAAATGGGAAAGCCGTAAAGGAATAGCAAAAGAGAAAAGGTTCCCGTACCGATAGATGACTGTCGCACGGGTTCCTTTTTCCTTATAATGAAGAAAAACCATTTCAAGGGAGGGTTACCCATGGAATTTCAAGCGAAAGAAAATGGCTTTGTCACTCAACTGTCCTACGGTGAGCTGCACGTATCGGGTGATGAACAGTATGGATTTCGCCCCTATCAGCTCTTGGTCTCTTCCATCGCTGTTTGCAGTGGCGGTGTTCTGCGAAAAGTGTTGGACAAGATGAGAATGCCGTGCACGGATATGAAAGTAACAGCAGATGTTCAGCGGAATGAGGCAGAGGCAAATCGCGTTGAGAAGATTCACCTCCACTTCATCATT
The window above is part of the Brevibacillus brevis NBRC 100599 genome. Proteins encoded here:
- a CDS encoding amino acid permease: MNTGNERDTQLQRSMKSRHLFMLSLGGVIGTGLFLNAGFTINQAGPGGALVAYIVGGILLYLVMTCLGELSVKMPVTGSFQAYASKYIGPASGFTLGWMYWLGSATTAGVEFTAAGMVMQRWFPDTPIWIWCALFIVLLFAFNALTTKGFAETEYWFAGIKVLAVLMFIIVGLGAIFGIVSMEGRPAPFLSNFSADGGLFPFGIAIVFVTMMNVVFSYQGSELIGIAAGEAEDPQKTIPRAIRNIVFRILVFYVASVTILSALFPSSELGLLESPFVTVFDAVGIPFAADIMNFVILTALLSVGNSCLYAATRLLWSLSHSNMAHPVFGKLTKRKVPLNALLATLAFSLLSLLTSVAAADTVYVLLMSVSGIAVTFTWMGIALSQFNFRRQYLREGGKIEDLQFVAPFYPVMPLLCLALCTFILIFPAFDPTQRIGLFYGIGALVLFYTFYYVRYGRKGAHKPNFPTQG
- a CDS encoding dimethylarginine dimethylaminohydrolase family protein, whose amino-acid sequence is MKFSRAIVRKPGKSYVNGLTTSDLGTPDFELALKQHAAYVEALKQAGLDVTVLEADERFPDSTFVEDTAVLTEKCAVITNPGAESRNGEIEDMKLVLPRFYDTIEYIQAPGFLDGGDVMQVDNHFYVGLSTRTNEEGAIQFREILSKYGYEVTIVPLKEFFHLKTGIAYLGNDLLVLAGEFIDSEVFSKYKHLVVEKEVEYSANCIHINDYVIIPKGFESTKKQITDAGYHVIELDMSEFQKQDGGLSCLSLRF
- a CDS encoding IclR family transcriptional regulator, which encodes MVQSIDRAMSIISVLVSDPNKQHWSISEIAEQTDLPLSTVHRLISSLIKHGLILQLPESKQYKVGYTWMEIGLRILDKMDMRAVARTVMERLAADVRETVYLNIPQGSHAIVLERVEGPMSVRSMDNLGERIPLHIGAANKTILASMNPNEAEQIVTGLIPDAEKRRELLERLPEIRHNGYAVSYGEKTEGTASIAAPIFGVNQKVVGALSIGVPSYRINEQLLSSLIEQAQQSAKEISHKIGALP
- a CDS encoding M20/M25/M40 family metallo-hydrolase, which encodes MQKWQTKEQLVDLLCNLVSIPSITGSSAEKDLPGYVVDQLRTLPYYQANPDHVRANPTEDGRHFVTALVKKEGVRDTVILVSHFDVVDVEDYGAWMKHAFDPKTLTPLFQQNQADMPADVQQDIRTGNWLFGRGTMDMKCGLTLHMSMIEQAIAGEFDGNILLLTVPDEEVNSVGMRAAVPALLKIAEEFHLSYTTVLNSEPMFTRYPGDTNTYLYTGSIGKVLPGFLCYGKETHVGEPFAGLNGNYMASQLTCELELNTSFCEVVEGEASPPPTNLIQKDLKKEYSVQIPHRAVTLFNLFLLEKQMEDVVEPLLESARNVAERMKENYLKHASQFANFAPFSPRDLSISVMTYEELYAYAKKTYGEEKLRQLEADVIANRGDKDDRDTTIELVDQLAILCKELSPMMILFFAPPFYPAVSSRNHPLIQQTMEEMKTYARDQHQVNLVKQNYFGGISDLSYVGLQYPAASMKPLVANMPLWDNGYSIPLQELEAFDVPVMNLGPVGRDAHQWTERLDIDYAFDTLKDMLPRCIQSLLQNGKAVKE
- a CDS encoding OsmC family protein, which encodes MEFQAKENGFVTQLSYGELHVSGDEQYGFRPYQLLVSSIAVCSGGVLRKVLDKMRMPCTDMKVTADVQRNEAEANRVEKIHLHFIITGENMKEEKVQKAIEAASKNCPMVQSVKGSIVVTESFELVS